The following proteins are encoded in a genomic region of Variovorax paradoxus:
- a CDS encoding RNA recognition motif domain-containing protein, whose translation MGNKLYVGNLPYSVRDSDLEQAFGQFGAVTSAKVMMERDTGRSKGFGFVEMGSDAEAQAAINGMNGQPLGGRAVVVNEARPMEARPPRSGGGGYGGGGGGYGGGGGGGGGGYGGGGGGGYGGGGDRSGGGGGYGGGGDRSGGGGRSGGGGYGGGGGGRSGGGDGGFRSPYGAGPRGGGGGRSGGGGGYGGGGNSGY comes from the coding sequence ATGGGCAACAAACTGTATGTCGGCAACCTGCCTTACTCGGTGCGCGACAGTGATCTCGAACAGGCTTTCGGACAATTCGGCGCAGTAACCAGTGCCAAGGTCATGATGGAACGTGACACCGGCCGCTCGAAGGGCTTCGGCTTCGTCGAAATGGGCAGCGACGCGGAAGCGCAGGCGGCCATCAACGGCATGAACGGCCAGCCCCTGGGCGGCCGCGCCGTCGTCGTCAATGAAGCACGTCCGATGGAAGCACGTCCCCCGCGCAGCGGTGGTGGTGGCTACGGCGGCGGCGGTGGTGGTTATGGCGGCGGTGGCGGCGGTGGTGGCGGTGGCTACGGCGGCGGCGGCGGTGGAGGCTACGGTGGTGGCGGCGACCGCAGCGGTGGAGGCGGCGGTTACGGCGGCGGCGGTGATCGCAGCGGCGGCGGCGGCCGTTCCGGTGGCGGCGGCTACGGCGGCGGTGGTGGTGGCCGCAGTGGTGGCGGCGATGGCGGTTTCCGCAGCCCTTATGGCGCCGGCCCCCGTGGCGGCGGCGGTGGTCGCTCCGGCGGTGGTGGCGGCTACGGCGGCGGCGGGAACAGCGGCTACTAA